The genome window CGGCCGCGCGTGGCAGGGCAGGAGGGACTCGAACCCCCAACCTACGGTTTTGGAGACCGTTGCTCTGCCAATTGAGCTACTGCCCTGTGGCCGCACGCGCTGCACGCCCGCGCCCCTCACCGGGTCTCGCGGTGCAGCGTGTGCTTCCGGCAGAACCGGCAGTACTTCCTGAACTCGTACCGGTCCGGCTTCAGCTTCTTGTTCTTCGTGGTCG of Acidobacteriota bacterium contains these proteins:
- the rpmG gene encoding 50S ribosomal protein L33, producing MRENVILACTECKRRNYTTTKNKKLKPDRYEFRKYCRFCRKHTLHRETR